CGCGGTCGAGGTCGACGAGCTGCTCGGCTGCGCGGAGGACGCGGGTCTCCGGGTCGTCGACGCCCTGTGCGTGACCCCGGCCGGCTGGTCGAGCTACCTCGTCGACGAGCCCGTGATCGGCCTGCTCTCCGACATCGGGACCTCGCCCGCCCTGCCGTCCGAGGGCGACGTGTCCGGAGACCAGTTCGCCGGCGTCGACCTTCCACCCTCCGACCTCGCCGAGAAGGAGCGGGTGGGACGGGCGCTCCTCGAGCTCACCGAGATGCTCTGCCTCGACAGGTGCGGCGCACTCACCGGGCGGGAGAACCCGATGGCGATCGCCGCCCTCGTGATGCTGGAAGACGTGCCGGCGTTCTTCGAATCGGTCCTCCGAACGCCGGAGGACCTGCCGCCTTTCGCCACGGCTGCGCTGCTGTGGAGCCTGAACCGGCCGCTGCTCCGCGACGTCGCCATCGCGCAGTGGGCGACGGACCTGGCCGGCGGCATGCGCACGCTCGCGGCACAGCTCGCCTTCGCCGGCTCCGGCACGACGGTCCCCGACGATCTGGGTCAGGTCTTCCTGGGCCGCGGCCCCGCTCCCGATCTCGACCGTCTCCGGCTCGCGCTGTCGGTGGTCCGCCGGGCCGCGGCGCAGGCGCCCCGCGCGTACCGACCGGCGCCGCTCACGGCAGCGGCGTGGTTGTCGTGGGCGCTCGGCAGGTCGACCCACGCGGGCCGGTATCTCGAGATGGTGCGCGACATCGATCCGCAGTACGGCCTCGCGGCGCTGCTCGAGACCATGATCGGCGGTGCGCTGCTGCCGGAGTGGGCGTTCCGACGCGGCCCAGCTACTTGACCAGCGGGAAGAGGATCGTCTCGCGGATGCCGAGCCCGGTGATCGCCATCAGCAGACGATCGATGCCCATTCCCATGCCACCGGACGGCGGCATGCCGTGCTCCAGCGCCCGCAGGAACTCCTCGTCGATGGGCATCGCCTCGACATCACCGCGCGCGGCGAGCTTCGACTGCTCGACGAAGCGCTCGCGCTGGATCACGGGGTCGACGAGCTCGGAGTACCCCGTCGCCAGCTCGAAGCCGCGGATGTACAGGTCCCACTTCTCCACGACGCCGTCGATCGAGCGGTGCTCGCGCACCAGGGGCGACGTGTCGACCGGGAAGTCCATCACGAAGGTCGGGCGCACGAGGTCGCCCTTCACGAAGTGCTCCCAGAGCTCCTCGACGAGCTTGCCGTGCGTGGCCTGCGGCGGCAGATCGACTCCGCTCTGCTCGGCGAAGGCGATCAGGTCGTCGACCGAGTCCTGCGGGGTGACCGTGCGACCGGATGCCGCGGAGAGCGATTCGTACATCGAGATGCGGTCCCACTCGCCGCCGAGATCGTACTCGGTGCCGTCGGCCCAGGTCACGGTGGTCGAGCCGGTCACCGCGATCGCGGCCTGCTGCACCAGCTCCTGCGTGAGTGCGGCCATCTGGTTGTAGTCGCCGTAGGCCTGATAGGCCTCGAGCATCGCGAACTCCGGGCTGTGCGTCGAGTCGGCGCCCTCGTTGCGGAAGTTGCGGTTGATCTCGAAGACCCGCTCGATGCCGCCGACGACGGCGCGCTTCAGGTAGAGCTCCGGCGCGATGCGCAGGTAGAGCTCGGTGTCGAAGGCGTTCGAGCGGGTGATGAACGGGCGAGCGGATGCTCCGCCGTGCTGCACCTGCAGCATCGGCGTCTCGACCTCGAGGTAGTCGTGCCCGGTGAAGGTCGCGCGAAGGCTCGCGTTCACCGCGGCGCGGGCGCGGACCGTGGTGCGTGCCTGCTCGCGCACGATGAGGTCGAGGTAGCGGCTGCGGACCCGCCCCTCCTCGCTGAGCTCGGAGTAGGCGTTGGGCAGCGGGAGGATCGCCTTGGAGGCGATCGCCCAGTCGTCGGCCATGATCGACAGCTCGCCGCGGCGGCTGGAGATCACCTCGCCGTGCACGAAGACGTGGTCGCCCAGGTCGACGTACTCCTTCCAGTCCGCGAGGGACTCCTCGCCGACGTTCGCGAGCGAGATCATCGCCTGGATGCGGGTGCCGTCGCCGGCCTGCAGCGTCGCGAAGCAGAGCTTGCCGGTGTTGCGGCTGAACACGACGCGACCGGCCACTCCGACCACGACGCCGGTCTCGGCGCCCGCCTCGAGCTCTCCGTACTCCGCGCGGAGCGTCGGGATGGTGTGCGTCACCGGGACGCCGACCGGGAAGGCGCCGCCCGCGGCATCCGCCCGCTTCTCGATCAGGCGCGCGCGCTTGGCGAGACGGACGGTCTTCTGCTCGTGGGCGTCCTCTTCGTTCGAAGGGTCGGACGAGGCCGAATCGGGCGCGGCGGACGCGTCAGTCATGTGCGGGGCTCCTTGAAGTCCTCCCCAGTTTACCGAGACGGCGTGCCGACTCCTTCGCGCAGGCTGGGTAGCCTCGAAGCATGACCGCCACCCGGATCATCCGCGCGTTCGCCGCGATCGCCCTCGCCGTCGCCGCGGTCGCCACCCCGACGTCGGCGATCGCCGCATCCGAGCCGGCCGACGCGCGATCGACGGGCGCGCCCGCGAGCACCGTGGCGGACGCGGACGTCGACGACTTCTCCTACGCCTCCTGGGACGCGCTCTACGAGGTCGGGCTCGATGAAGAGGGCCGCGCGCGGATGCACGTCGTCGAGACGCTCGTCGCCCGCTTCCCCGAGTACGACCAGAACCGCGGCATCGTCCGCGGGCTGCCCACCGCGTACGAGGGGGCCGGCATCGACACCCGTGTGCTGTCGGTCACGGACGAGAACGGCGCCGACGTGCCGTACGAGACCGAGGAGGAAGACGGTCTGCTGCTCGTCCTCACCGGGAACGACGACTTCGTGCAGGGACTGACCACCTACGTGATCGAGTACGAGATGCGCGACGTCATCCTCGCGGCCGACGCATCGACCGGCTCCTCGACCCGCCAGAGCGTGCGCGGACAGGGCGAGGGGAACCCCGCGGTGGACGAGTTCTACTGGGACCTCCTCCCCCTCGACAGCACCCAGGCGATCGAGCGGTTCCGCGCCGACATCGTCTTCGACGCGGCGATGAGCGACCGCCTCACGGGAGCCGCGAGCTGCTACACCGGATACTCGGGATCGACCGACGAGTGCGACCTGCAGGGTCCGGCGGTCGACGGCGACGTCGCCACGTTCCGCGTCGAGTCGGGGGAACGCGCGGCAGGCGACGGGGTGACTGTCGCGATCGGATTCGCGCAGGGCACGGCCGTGCAGCCGTCCGCGCGCACGCCGAACCCGGTCACCGACACGGTTCCTCTGGCCGCCGCGATCGGCGCGGGAGGACTGTCGGTCGGCGCCTGGATCGCCGTGTCCGCCTTCAAGCGCCGCCGCCGCACCGCCACCGGCGTCATCGTCGCGCAGTACGACGTTCCCGACTCGATGCCCCCGCTGCTCGCCGCCGCCCTCCTGCCGAGCGCGAAGGATGTGATCCCCGCCGAGATCGTGCATCTCGCCGTGCGGGGAACGCTGCGCATCGAGGAGGGCGGCTCGCCCGAGCATCCGCGGCTGCGCCGCATCGCCGGGACGCGCATCCCCGATCAACTCGACGTCGAGGCGCTCGACGCCCTCTTCCTGAAGGCGAACGACGGCGGCGTCGTCGACGTGCCGAGCGCCAGCGAGGCCTTCGCCATGCGCATGGTCGCTCTCCAGGAGGCGGGGAAGACCGCAGCGAAGACCCGCGGTCTCACGACCACGGCGCGCAGTCGCGGCGCGGCGATCGTGCAGTGGTGCGCGATCGCGATCGCGGCCGTCGGCATGGGACTGAGCGTGTGGGGCGTGGCCTCCGGCCGGCTCTCCGCCGTCCCCGCTCTCGTCGCGATCTCCTTCGGACTCGTGCTCGTGCTCATCGCGAGCTTCTTCTCCTTCGCGAAGCACACGGTGCTCACCCCCGAGGGCGCCAGGGAATTCGAGTACCTGAAGGGCGTCGAGGAGTTCATCCGGGTCGCCGATGCCGACCGTCTGCGCATGCTGCAGTCCTACACGGGGGCGGAGCGCCGGCAGGACGGGACCGCCGACGTCATCCACGTGTACGAGCGCCTCCTCCCCTACGCGATGCTCTTCGGGATGGAGAAGGAGTGGGGCGACGTGCTCGAGACCGCCTACTCCCGCGAGCAGCGGGGACCCGGGTGGATCGGCGACCCGACCACCCCGTACCTCGGCGTCTACCTCTCGGCCTTCACCTCATCGTCGCATGCCGCCGCGACCTACACCTCGCCGTCGTCGGGCAGCTCGTCGAGTTCGGGCGGGTCGTTCGGCGGCGGCTTCTCCGGCGGCGGAGGCGGCGGAGGGTTCTCGGGCGGACGCTGATGCTGCCCGTCGTGTGGGTCAGATCAGCGGCGGAGGATCGGATGCCTCGCGCAGGGCGCGCTCGACCGTCGACTGCACGAGCGCCGAGAGGTAGCCGCCGGGGTTCTCGACGCCGATCTCGCGCAGCCGCGCCGTGGACTGGCCGATGATCGACCGGGAGAACTCCGTCGCGGTCTGGATGGCGTCCGCGTAGGCGGGGCGATCCTCTTCGGCGATCACGATCGGCTCGCATCCCATCTCGACGGCGAGCGCCTGCGCGATGGGCAGCACCGGGGCAGGGGCCGTGACCGCGGCGAAGCCCGCCTGCAGCTGTCGCAGGTCGATCGAGGTCCCCGTGAACGTGATCGCGGGATGCACGGCGAGCGGGATCGCGCCGCGCTCGGCAGCGGGCCGCAGCACCTCGGTGCCGTGGCCGGGATCGGTGTGCAGCACGAGCTGACCGATCTGCCACCCGCCGACCTCGGCGATTCCCGCCACGAGAGAGGCGAGCTGGTCCGTCGGCACGGCGAGGATCACGAGCTCCGCCCTGCGCACGACCTCGAGGGCGTCGAGCACGGGCACCTCCGGCAGGACGGCCGACGCGCGCTCGTCATCCGATCCGCTCGTGATGCCGACGATCGCGTGGCCGGCGCCGCCGAGCGCGGCGCCGATCACCGGTCCGACGCGGCCCGCGCCGATAATGCCGACGCCGAGACGCCCGTCGCGCACCACGGCGTCACTCCCCGTTCGTGGGCGGCGCGGGCGGCGGCACGACCGGAGGTGCAGGCGGCGGCATCACCGGAGGCGCAGGAGGCGGTGCGACCGGAGGCGCAGGTGGGGGCGTCACCGGAGGCGCGTACGTCGGCGGTGCGACCGGAGGCGCAGGCGGCGGCATCACCGGAGGCGCGTACGTCGGCGGCGTCACCGGAGGCGCGTAAGAGGGCGGTGCAGGTGGCGCGATCGGAGGCGGCGTCACGCCTGGCGCGGGGAGCGCGACCGGTGGTCCCGCAGGCGCCGGGAGGTTCGCGTACGCCGGAGGAGCCGGGGGCGCCGCCGGAGCGTGCTCGCTCCAGCGATGGCTGGTGTCTCGCGACGCGGCTTCGGCCGCGGCGCGGCTGACATCGCCGAGCAGCGCCAGCGCATCCTCGCGCTCGAGTCCGGAGAGGTACCCCGTGATCGGTCCCGGTGCCGTGTGCACCTGGGCGCCCGAGACGCGCTGCGCCCGGTCGATGGGACCCTGCGAGAGCGAGACGCCCTGCAGACGGGCGAGCGGGAAGACCGCGAGCTTGCGCCACACGAATCCACGGCGCAGCAGGAGCCCGAAGTCGGCGATCGCATACCCGTGCCGCTTCCAGGACAGCGGACGACGCCACCAGGCACGTCGCGGCATCCGCCGGAACGGATCGCCGTCGGCAGGCCCGACGATGCCCTGCTCCCAGAGGAACGGGATGCTCGCCGCCGGCACGTCCGGCAGCACGAGGCCGAGCACGCGCTCCACATCGGCGCGCTTGCCCACCGGCAGCACCACGTTGAACTGCTGCGCGTTGCCGGACTGCTGCGCCGCCGCGCTCTTGCCGCTCATCCGGTTGATCTTGATCGTCCACCAGCCGAAGGGGCGCCACAGGAGCGACTGCGACACCTCGACCGCGAAGATGCGTCCGGGCGGCAGCGTCTCGGTCACCGTGGTGAGCAGACCGTACGTGATGCGCACCCCGTCGGGCGTCGGCGCGATCGAATAGCGCAGCGACTTGGAGATCTGCGCCCAGGTGATGCCGACCACGGCGATGAGCATGGGGATGCCCATGGCGAGGCCGATGCCGAGCAGCACCACGCCGCCGCCGGTGTCGCCGTCGGCGACCAGGCCGATGATCGTGCTGCCGAGCGCGATCGCGAAGATGATGCCGAAGAAGAACAGCCACAGCAGCCCCGAGATGAGCTGCGACCCGATCAGACGACCGGCCGGGATCTTCACGACGCTCTCCGGAGCGACATCGGCGAGGTCGACTCCGGCGATCAGGCTCGTGACGCCCTCGTTGACCGAGCCGCGCAGCTGCGCCCGCGTCGTCGCGGGGACCGCAGCGGCATCCGGGTCGGCCGACGGGGCCTGCGGGTTGAGGGCCGCGTGACGCGCGGCCCGTGCCCCGGAGGCGAGGCGCAGGATGTCGGCGCGCACCGACTCCGCCCGAGTCGTCGCGAGGTACTCCAGGTCGACGTTGGCGTCGTTGCCCGCGCCGACCACTTCGAGCTTGGCGAGTCCGATGATCCGGGCGGGGAACGGACGCGTGAGGTTGACGCCCTGCACGCGATCGAGGGGCGCGCGCCGGTGCGAGCGGAAGATGATGCCCTTGCGCACCTCGACGTGATCACCGGTGATGCGGAACTGGTGGAAGCGCCAGAGCATCCAGAAGACGAGCACCAGCACGACCACGAGCCCCAGGACTCCGAGGAGCACCAGCAGGATCAGGTTGTTCTCGAACACCCAGTCGACCGGGTCGCGGCCGGCGTAGTCGCCGTAGTGCGCCTCCTCGGGCGTGAAGAGCGTCACCAGCCAGGTGATGATCCGGTCCCGCATGTTCGCGATCAGGATGCCGGCGACGATGATCAGCACCAGCCCGCCCTTGAACAGGGGCGTCAGCGGATGCATCCGATGCCATTCGCCGTCCGCAAGAGTCGTCGACGCGTCGCCGACCTGCGTGGGCGCCGGTGCGTGCGGGGTGGCGGGGAACTGCTGCTCGCTCACAGGCCGGTCCGGCGGGTCTCGGCCACTTCGATGAGGGTGTCGCGCAGCGCTTCGGACGCGGGCTGGGTGAGGCCGGGGATCTGCACGCCGGTGGTGGCGGCGGCGGTCACCATCTTCAGCTGCGAGATTCCGAAGGCGCGGTCGAGCGGACCCTGCGTGATGTCCACGAGCTGCATGCGCCCATAGGGCACGGCGATCATCCGCTGCCACAGGATCCCCTTGCGGAAGACGATGTCGTCGGCGCGGAGCATGTAGCCGATGGCCCTGGCCTGTCGCGGCAGGATGATGAGCGCGATCACCGTGAGGAGCAGGATCACGCCGGCGGGGATCCACACCCAGTCCTGCTCCAGGAAGATGTTGAGCACCACGGCTGCCACGACCACCACGACGATGAAGATCACGTTCTGCACGATCTGCGAGACGACATAGCGGGGCGAGATCTGGTGCCAGGTGCCGTCCAGTTCCAGCCGCGCCTCGTTCCGCGCGGTGCGCAGCCGCGTGTAGGTGCCCTGGTCGAGGGCGTCGAGGTCAGTGCCCTCCGCCGGGTTCAGGGGCGCGGTCTCTGGGTTCTGAGTCATCAGGATCCTTCGGCAGGGTGCAGAACTGTTCGGCGACGAGCGCGGCGATCACGAGGACGATCGCGCTCCCGATCAGGGCCAGCATGGCCACAGTCGACCCTACCGGCGGATCGATGGGGCGGGTGAGGAGGAACACGAGGAGACCGGCTCCGAGGCCCGCCATGATCGCGCCGAGCAGACTCGAGGCGCGGGCGAGGGTCGCCGCCCTGAGTGCCCGGAAGGGATCGATCCGGATGCCGGAGCGCACGCTGTTCCGCACCGGCCAGGCCACGCCGAGAGCAGCGGCCGCGATCAGCAGGAGAAGCACCGGCAGCAGCAGCGACGGGGTGAAGGTCGCGCGACCGCTCGCGGTGAGCAGGTGATCGACCAGGTACCCGAGCCCGACCCCGAGGAGGGCCAGAACGGCGAGGAGGCCGACGGACGTGCGCCTCATCCATCGCCCCGATCGCGCAGCTCCGCCGCGAGGTCGGCCACCCTGCCGTGCCCGATGAGCTCGGCGTCGGCATCGAGATCGAGCCACGGATCCAGCACGAAGAGGCGCTCTGCCGCGCGCGGATGCGGGAGCTGCAGGTGCGGCTCGTCCGAGACGACGTCGCCGTACGCGATGAGGTCGAGGTCCAGCGTCCTGTCCCCCCAGCGCTCGCGGCGCTCCCGGCCGTTCTCGTCTTCGATGGCATGCAGCATCCCGAGCAGGATCTCGGGAGCGAGCCGGGTCGTGACCAGGGCGACGGCGTTGACGTAGCCGGGCGCCTCGAGGTTGGGCCCGTCCACACGCAGCGCGACGGTCTCGAACAGCGGGGACAGGCGCACCTCCCCGACGAGCGGCAGTCGCGCGATCCGCTCCGCGGCGGCGCGGATGGTCGCGTGACGTTCGCCGAGGTTCGCGCCGAGGGCGACGACGGCCACGGTTTCCGGACGACCCGGACGGCGCTCGGGGGCGTCCATGGGCTGGGCGAGATTCCGACTCATGCGGTGATGTCCTCCAGGCCGGGGGTGGGGCGGCTGCGATGAACCGTGACGGCCACGTCGGCGAACGTGAGCGGGATCGGGGCGTGCGGCTTGTGCACGGTCACGGTGACGCCCTGCACCCGGAGGTCTTCGAGGGCGGTGACGGCGATGCGTTCGGCGAGGGTCTCGATGAGGTTCAGGGGTTCCCCGGCGACCACGGCCGCGACCTTCTCGGCGAGCTCTCCGTAGTGCACGGTGTCGCTCACGTCGTCGGATGCCGCGGCCTGGTCCAGCGCCAGCCGCAGGCGGAGGTCGACCGTGAACTCCTGCCCGTCCTCCCGCTCGTGGTCGTAGACGCCGTGGCGTCCGAACACGGTCAGCCCGGTGAGGGAGATCTCGTCGAGGAAGTCCATGTCCCTAGCGTACGGCGGCGGTCGAGCCGCCTCACCCCGTCCAGGCGTGGGCGATGGCGAGCGCATCGCGGGTCGCGGCGACGTCGTGCACCCGGACGGCCCACACGCCGGCGCGCGCGGCCAACGCGCTGGTCACGGCGGTGGCGAGGTCACGGCGGGCCTCCGAGATCCCGCCGGTCTCCCCCGCCTCGGACGGCAGCGTCTCGGCGAGGAACCGCTTGCGGGAGGTGCCGATGAGCACCCGGGGTCCGAGCGCCACGATCTCGTCGAGCCCGCGCAGCACGTCCCAGTTCTGGGCGCCCGCCTTGGCGAAGCCGATGCCGGGATCCACGATCAGTCGCGAGGGGGCGATACCGGCCGCTGCGGCCTCTCCGATGCGCTCCTGCAGCTCTCCGGCGACCTCCCTGGCCGCTCGGCGGTACTCGGCGTTGGCGTACATGTCGGCCGAGAATCCGCGCCAGTGCCCGACCGCGTAGTCCGCACCGGATTCGGCGACCGCCGCCCGCATGTCGGGGTCGGCGAGACCGCCCGAGACGTCGTTGACGATCCGGGCGCCGGCGCGCACGGCCGCCGCGGCGGTGGCCGCGCTGAGCGTGTCGACGCTGATCGGAACGCCCGCCGCGGCGAGCTGCTCGATCACGGGGATCACGCGCTGCTGCTCGACATCCGTGCCGACGCGCTCCGCGCCGGGCCTGGTCGACTCGCCGCCGACGTCGAGCACGCTCGCGCCGTCGGCACGCAGTCGCAGGCCGTGGGCGACCGCCCTGTCGACATCGAGATAGCGCCCGCCGTCGCTGAACGAATCGGGAGTGACGTTGACGATCCCCCAGATCCCGGTCATGCGTCGGATCCTGAACCCGTCGGACGATGGGGCGCTTCGTCTCGCTGCGGTCGCTCGACGACCGGAGCGGCGCCCGAAGCGCCGATCAGCGTGATGAGCTCGGCCCGCGCCGCGGCATCCGTGTACTCGCCGCGCGCGGCGATCGTCAGCGTCGACGCCTCGGTCTGCCGACCGCCGCGCATGGTGACGCAGCCGTGGCTGGCGTCGAGCACGACGAGGACGCCGCGGGTGTCGAGGTGCTCCGCGATCGTGTCGGCGATCTGCTCGCCGAGACGCTCCTGCACCTGCGGGCGGGCGGCGAGGATCTCGACGACGCGCACGAGCGCGCCGAGTCCGACGACCTGCTCGCCCGGCAGATACGCGAGGTGCGCGTGGCCGGCGAACGGCAGGAGGTGGTGCTCGCAGACGGAGCGGAAGCGGATGTCGCGCAGGAGCACTGCCCCGGACGGGAGGGTGTCGGGCGCCGGCCCGCGGGTCACGCTGATCGTGCGCGCCAGCGGCTCCGCGGCATCCGCGCCGACGCCGTCGAAGAACTCCGAGTACAGCTCGGCCATGCGGGTCGGGGTCTGCTTCAGGCCGGGCCGGTCCGGGTCTTCGCCGATCGCCTCGAGCAGCTCTCTGGTGAGCCGTTCGACGCGCTGCCTGTCGACGGTCACGTCACGCCGTCGCGGGACGGGGGTTGCTCACTCCGGCGGATCCCTGCTGGGCACGCGGCGTCGCGGAGGGCGCCTCGACGGATGCCGCGAGCGACACGTCCTTCTTCGGCACCTCGATCGGGGGGCGCTCGGAGACCGGGCGGTCCTCGCTCGACAGCCACAGCGGACGCTCGGGGAGCTTCTTGATCTCGGTGAAGATCTCGGCGATCTGGTTGTGGTCGAGGGTCTCCTCCTCGAGCAGCGCGAGGGCGAGCTTGTCGAGGATGTCGCGGTTCGCGCTGATCACCTCGTAGGCCTCGTTGTGCGCCTGCTCGATCAGGGCGCGCACCTCGGCGTCGACCCGCTCGGCGACCCGCTCGGAGTATTCACGGCCGCGACCCATGTCACGACCGGCGAAGGGCTCGCCGCCCTCGGTGCCGAGCTTGACGGGACCGACCTGCGTGGTCATGCCGTACTCGAGCACCATCTTGCGGGCGATCGAGGTCGCCTTCTCGATGTCGTTCGAGGCGCCGGTGGTCGGGTCGTGGAAGATGATCTCCTCGGCGACGCGGCCGCCCATGGCGTAGGTCAGCTGGTCCTGCAGCTCATTGCGGGTGACCGAGTACTTGTCGTCCAGCGGCAGCACCATCGTGTATCCGAGCGCCTTGCCTCGCGGCAGGATCGTGATCTTGGTGACCGGGTCGGTGTAGTTCATCGCCGCCGCCGCGAGTGCGTGTCCGCCCTCGTGGTACGCCGTGATCAGCTTCTCCTTGTCCCGCATCACGCGGGTACGGCGCTGCGGACCGGCGATCACGCGGTCGATGGCCTCGTCGAGGGCGCGGTTGTCGACCAGCTGCGCGTTCGAGCGCGCGGTCAGGAGCGCCGCCTCGTTCAGCACGTTGGCGAGATCCGCACCGGTGAACCCGGGGGTCTTGCGGGCGACGACCTCGAGGTCGACGCTCTTCGACAGGGGCTTGCCCTTGCTGTGCACCTCGAGGATCTTCTGGCGGCCCTTGAGGTCGGGGGCGTCCACGCCGATCTGACGGTCGAAGCGACCGGGGCGCAGCAGCGCGGGGTCGAGGATGTCGGGGCGGTTCGTCGCCGCGATCACGATCACGTTCGCGTTCGGGTCGAAGCCGTCCATCTCGACCAGCATCTGGTTGAGGGTCTGCTCGCGCTCGTCGTTGCCGCCGCCCATGCCGGCACCGCGGTGACGGCCGACGGCGTCGATCTCGTCGATGAAGATGATGGCGGGGGCGTTCTCCTTGGCCTGGCCGAAGAGGTCGCGCACACGCGAGGCGCCGACGCCGACGAACATCTCGACGAAGTCCGAGCCGGAGATCGAGTAGAACGGAGCACCGGCCTCACCGGCGACCGCGCGGGCGAGCAGCGTCTTCCCGGTTCCGGGAGGGCCGTACAGCAGCACGCCCTTCGGGATGCGGGCGCCGATCGCCTGGAACTTGGCCGGGTCCTGCAGGAACTCCTTGATCTCGTGGAGCTCCTCGATCGCCTCGTCGGCACCGGCGACGTCGGCGAAGGTGACCGTCGGGGTCTCCTTGTTGACGAGCTTGGCCTTCGACTTGCCGAACTGCATGACCTTGCCGCCGCCGCCCTGCATGGACGAGAGCAGCCACCAGAACAGGAGGCCGAGCAGCACGAGCGGCAGGAGGAGCGAGAGGAAGCCGTCGAACCACGTCGCACGCGGCACCGCGTCGTTGAAGCCGTCCTTCGGGGCTGCCTCGTTGATCGCGGAGACCACCTCGTCGGCGCGGGCGTCGACGTAGTAGAACTGCACGTTCTCGGAACCCTCGAACGGCTTCGACAGGGTCATGTCGACCCGCTGGTCGCCGTCGGTGTTCACGACCTCGGTGACCGACGAGCCCGAGAGCAGCTTCAGCCCCTCCTGGGTCGTGATCTGCTTGGGCGCCCCGAGGTTCGAGATCAGGAGGAAGCCGCCGAAGAGCAGCACGCCGATCAGCGCGACGTAGATCAGCGGATTCCGGGTGAGCTTCTTCACATCCATGATCGGATCAGCGTATCGCGCGAGAACTAGGCACCCGCTGTGCGTTCACCCACGGCGTACCCTTCGTCAGGCTCAGGGACCCATGCACCGCTGGGCGCCCCACCTGGGTCGCTGAGCCTGTCGAAGCGTCAGCTGTAGACGTGCGGCGCGAGGACGGCCACGTCGCGCAGGTTGCGGTACCGCTCGGCGTAGTCGAGGCCGTAGCCGACGACGAAGTCGGTGGGGATGTCGAATCCGACGTACTTGCAGTCGATGACGACCTTCGCGGCTTCGGGCTTGCGCAGCAGCGCCAGCACCTCGATCGACTCGGCTCCGCGCGACTCGAAGTTCTCGAGCAACCAGCTCAGGGTCAGCCCGGAGTCGATGATGTCCTCCACGATCAGGACGTGCTTGCCGTTGAGGTCGGTGTCGAGGTCCTTGCGGATCTGCACCACGCCGCTGGACTTCGT
This genomic interval from Microbacterium sp. LWH11-1.2 contains the following:
- a CDS encoding DUF4192 family protein, translated to MTTVLRASDSTDFLRVVPALAGFTPRQSIVLLPFRGTRTYGAMRLDLPDDGISLEEYADAAVGLVSRVEGTDAVALVVYTDAEAHPTRDGLVLPFAVEVDELLGCAEDAGLRVVDALCVTPAGWSSYLVDEPVIGLLSDIGTSPALPSEGDVSGDQFAGVDLPPSDLAEKERVGRALLELTEMLCLDRCGALTGRENPMAIAALVMLEDVPAFFESVLRTPEDLPPFATAALLWSLNRPLLRDVAIAQWATDLAGGMRTLAAQLAFAGSGTTVPDDLGQVFLGRGPAPDLDRLRLALSVVRRAAAQAPRAYRPAPLTAAAWLSWALGRSTHAGRYLEMVRDIDPQYGLAALLETMIGGALLPEWAFRRGPAT
- the lysS gene encoding lysine--tRNA ligase — its product is MTDASAAPDSASSDPSNEEDAHEQKTVRLAKRARLIEKRADAAGGAFPVGVPVTHTIPTLRAEYGELEAGAETGVVVGVAGRVVFSRNTGKLCFATLQAGDGTRIQAMISLANVGEESLADWKEYVDLGDHVFVHGEVISSRRGELSIMADDWAIASKAILPLPNAYSELSEEGRVRSRYLDLIVREQARTTVRARAAVNASLRATFTGHDYLEVETPMLQVQHGGASARPFITRSNAFDTELYLRIAPELYLKRAVVGGIERVFEINRNFRNEGADSTHSPEFAMLEAYQAYGDYNQMAALTQELVQQAAIAVTGSTTVTWADGTEYDLGGEWDRISMYESLSAASGRTVTPQDSVDDLIAFAEQSGVDLPPQATHGKLVEELWEHFVKGDLVRPTFVMDFPVDTSPLVREHRSIDGVVEKWDLYIRGFELATGYSELVDPVIQRERFVEQSKLAARGDVEAMPIDEEFLRALEHGMPPSGGMGMGIDRLLMAITGLGIRETILFPLVK
- a CDS encoding DUF2207 domain-containing protein; the encoded protein is MTATRIIRAFAAIALAVAAVATPTSAIAASEPADARSTGAPASTVADADVDDFSYASWDALYEVGLDEEGRARMHVVETLVARFPEYDQNRGIVRGLPTAYEGAGIDTRVLSVTDENGADVPYETEEEDGLLLVLTGNDDFVQGLTTYVIEYEMRDVILAADASTGSSTRQSVRGQGEGNPAVDEFYWDLLPLDSTQAIERFRADIVFDAAMSDRLTGAASCYTGYSGSTDECDLQGPAVDGDVATFRVESGERAAGDGVTVAIGFAQGTAVQPSARTPNPVTDTVPLAAAIGAGGLSVGAWIAVSAFKRRRRTATGVIVAQYDVPDSMPPLLAAALLPSAKDVIPAEIVHLAVRGTLRIEEGGSPEHPRLRRIAGTRIPDQLDVEALDALFLKANDGGVVDVPSASEAFAMRMVALQEAGKTAAKTRGLTTTARSRGAAIVQWCAIAIAAVGMGLSVWGVASGRLSAVPALVAISFGLVLVLIASFFSFAKHTVLTPEGAREFEYLKGVEEFIRVADADRLRMLQSYTGAERRQDGTADVIHVYERLLPYAMLFGMEKEWGDVLETAYSREQRGPGWIGDPTTPYLGVYLSAFTSSSHAAATYTSPSSGSSSSSGGSFGGGFSGGGGGGGFSGGR
- a CDS encoding DUF2520 domain-containing protein, which translates into the protein MVRDGRLGVGIIGAGRVGPVIGAALGGAGHAIVGITSGSDDERASAVLPEVPVLDALEVVRRAELVILAVPTDQLASLVAGIAEVGGWQIGQLVLHTDPGHGTEVLRPAAERGAIPLAVHPAITFTGTSIDLRQLQAGFAAVTAPAPVLPIAQALAVEMGCEPIVIAEEDRPAYADAIQTATEFSRSIIGQSTARLREIGVENPGGYLSALVQSTVERALREASDPPPLI
- a CDS encoding PH domain-containing protein; translation: MSEQQFPATPHAPAPTQVGDASTTLADGEWHRMHPLTPLFKGGLVLIIVAGILIANMRDRIITWLVTLFTPEEAHYGDYAGRDPVDWVFENNLILLVLLGVLGLVVVLVLVFWMLWRFHQFRITGDHVEVRKGIIFRSHRRAPLDRVQGVNLTRPFPARIIGLAKLEVVGAGNDANVDLEYLATTRAESVRADILRLASGARAARHAALNPQAPSADPDAAAVPATTRAQLRGSVNEGVTSLIAGVDLADVAPESVVKIPAGRLIGSQLISGLLWLFFFGIIFAIALGSTIIGLVADGDTGGGVVLLGIGLAMGIPMLIAVVGITWAQISKSLRYSIAPTPDGVRITYGLLTTVTETLPPGRIFAVEVSQSLLWRPFGWWTIKINRMSGKSAAAQQSGNAQQFNVVLPVGKRADVERVLGLVLPDVPAASIPFLWEQGIVGPADGDPFRRMPRRAWWRRPLSWKRHGYAIADFGLLLRRGFVWRKLAVFPLARLQGVSLSQGPIDRAQRVSGAQVHTAPGPITGYLSGLEREDALALLGDVSRAAAEAASRDTSHRWSEHAPAAPPAPPAYANLPAPAGPPVALPAPGVTPPPIAPPAPPSYAPPVTPPTYAPPVMPPPAPPVAPPTYAPPVTPPPAPPVAPPPAPPVMPPPAPPVVPPPAPPTNGE
- a CDS encoding PH domain-containing protein, which translates into the protein MTQNPETAPLNPAEGTDLDALDQGTYTRLRTARNEARLELDGTWHQISPRYVVSQIVQNVIFIVVVVVAAVVLNIFLEQDWVWIPAGVILLLTVIALIILPRQARAIGYMLRADDIVFRKGILWQRMIAVPYGRMQLVDITQGPLDRAFGISQLKMVTAAATTGVQIPGLTQPASEALRDTLIEVAETRRTGL